Proteins from a genomic interval of Rubinisphaera italica:
- a CDS encoding ABC transporter permease: MSQQNTTRKSALVASCEAVFSSVYISWIIFKTCVAERLVYRGDFFFSTFIRFLPIVTQIFLWHKVYSIGTSKQIESLNGYSYEDMVAYYLLAMVARAFSSMPGLASGIGNDIRDGSIKKYVIQPIDLLGYLFWHRMAHKLVYYLIATIPFAVVFYFCSSYFPTTPSAEVWLAFVLSLLLGFLVGFLLEALIGLIGFWFLEVSSLLFIYMMFNYFLSGHMIPLDWLPGPIFHAIEYLPFKYLAYFPAAIFLEKIPEQNLWFEIGVECVWVLALLLANRVMLKRGLKRYGAYGG, encoded by the coding sequence TTGAGTCAGCAAAATACAACTCGGAAATCAGCACTGGTAGCCAGTTGTGAAGCGGTGTTCTCGTCGGTTTATATCAGCTGGATTATTTTCAAAACCTGTGTTGCCGAGCGGCTCGTTTATCGGGGTGACTTTTTCTTTTCAACGTTCATTCGCTTTCTGCCGATTGTCACTCAGATATTTCTCTGGCACAAAGTTTATTCCATCGGAACATCTAAGCAGATCGAATCGCTCAACGGATACAGTTATGAAGATATGGTGGCCTACTATCTGCTGGCGATGGTCGCACGTGCGTTTTCGAGTATGCCAGGGTTAGCAAGTGGGATCGGAAACGATATTCGTGATGGCAGTATTAAAAAATATGTGATCCAGCCGATCGATTTACTGGGATATCTGTTCTGGCATCGGATGGCTCATAAGCTCGTTTATTATTTGATTGCGACAATTCCCTTTGCGGTCGTCTTTTATTTTTGCAGCAGTTATTTTCCGACGACGCCATCTGCCGAAGTCTGGCTGGCTTTTGTGTTATCTCTCCTGTTGGGATTTCTGGTTGGCTTCTTACTGGAAGCCTTGATCGGGCTGATTGGTTTCTGGTTTCTGGAAGTCAGCTCGCTGCTGTTCATTTATATGATGTTCAATTATTTTCTCTCCGGCCACATGATCCCCCTCGACTGGCTGCCTGGACCAATATTTCATGCGATTGAGTATCTGCCTTTCAAATATCTGGCATATTTCCCCGCCGCAATTTTCCTGGAGAAGATTCCAGAACAGAACCTTTGGTTTGAAATTGGTGTCGAGTGTGTGTGGGTCCTTGCATTGTTACTTGCCAATCGAGTTATGTTGAAGCGAGGATTGAAACGCTACGGAGCTTACGGGGGTTGA
- a CDS encoding ABC transporter ATP-binding protein, producing MSAIIDVSQLGKQYRVYRKHEGLWASVSHLFKREYSTVDAVKSISFQIQEGEIVGFLGPNGAGKTTTLKLLSGLIFPSSGTATVLGHVPWKRENAYRRNFSLVMGQKNQLWWDLPAQESFRLHQAIYKVPADVFNRRLDELTSLLEVKRLIGQPVRELSLGERMRMELIASLLHNPRVLFLDEPTIGLDVVSQKRVQEFLKYYQQEERITVVLTSHYMKDVEALCKRVIIIDEGEIRHDGSLSDMVDRFSLHKVIALQFSDGEIPEDLERFGELLSVDLGVAKLKVEREQVSHILATLLDRYDIHDITVHDRPLEDVFAELFDSHRKPETEEAVV from the coding sequence ATGTCTGCAATTATTGATGTCTCCCAACTTGGCAAGCAGTATCGTGTTTATCGCAAACACGAAGGTCTGTGGGCATCGGTATCGCATTTATTCAAGCGAGAATATTCAACTGTCGATGCGGTTAAATCAATCAGTTTTCAGATTCAGGAAGGGGAAATTGTCGGTTTTCTTGGACCAAACGGAGCCGGCAAAACGACCACTCTCAAACTTCTTTCTGGTCTGATTTTTCCGTCTTCGGGCACCGCAACTGTCCTCGGGCATGTTCCCTGGAAGCGGGAGAATGCTTATCGACGTAATTTTTCGCTGGTGATGGGGCAGAAAAATCAACTTTGGTGGGACCTGCCTGCTCAGGAATCCTTTCGACTGCATCAGGCCATTTATAAAGTCCCGGCAGATGTGTTTAACCGCAGACTGGACGAACTGACATCTCTCCTGGAGGTGAAGCGTTTAATCGGGCAACCGGTTCGCGAACTTTCGCTCGGCGAACGGATGCGGATGGAATTGATCGCCTCCTTGCTGCACAATCCTCGCGTTCTGTTTCTGGATGAGCCGACGATCGGACTGGATGTTGTCAGTCAGAAACGTGTGCAGGAATTCTTGAAATATTATCAGCAGGAAGAGCGGATCACGGTCGTACTGACTTCGCATTATATGAAAGATGTCGAAGCGCTCTGCAAACGGGTCATCATTATCGATGAAGGAGAAATTCGCCACGATGGTTCCCTCAGCGATATGGTCGATCGTTTCAGCCTGCACAAAGTAATCGCCCTGCAGTTTTCTGATGGGGAAATTCCAGAGGACCTGGAGCGGTTCGGGGAATTGCTCAGTGTTGACCTGGGTGTCGCAAAACTGAAAGTCGAACGCGAACAGGTCTCCCATATCCTGGCCACTTTACTGGATCGGTATGACATCCACGATATCACAGTTCACGATCGCCCTCTGGAAGACGTCTTCGCAGAACTCTTCGACAGTCACCGAAAGCCGGAAACGGAAGAGGCCGTTGTCTGA